A window of the Leptolyngbya subtilissima AS-A7 genome harbors these coding sequences:
- a CDS encoding L,D-transpeptidase, giving the protein MALTNEEIAARVASFRQSNERWFQIDLSSQRLTAWEGGTPVYAVVVSTGKRSTPTVTGVFEVQSMHRTTRMRGADYDVPDVPWTMYFYRGYAIHGAYWHHNFGTPVSHGCVNVAVDHAQWLYNWADLGTPVVVQH; this is encoded by the coding sequence ATGGCCCTCACAAATGAAGAAATAGCCGCGCGGGTGGCAAGTTTTCGCCAGTCGAACGAACGCTGGTTTCAAATTGATCTATCGAGCCAGCGGTTGACCGCTTGGGAGGGAGGCACTCCGGTCTATGCGGTCGTTGTCTCGACGGGGAAACGCTCAACGCCAACGGTAACGGGGGTGTTTGAGGTTCAGTCGATGCATCGAACGACCAGAATGCGGGGTGCAGATTATGACGTGCCCGATGTACCGTGGACAATGTATTTTTACCGGGGCTACGCAATTCATGGAGCTTACTGGCACCACAATTTTGGTACGCCCGTGAGCCATGGCTGCGTGAATGTTGCGGTTGACCATGCCCAGTGGTTGTACAACTGGGCCGATCTGGGAACACCCGTGGTTGTGCAACATTGA
- a CDS encoding LysR family transcriptional regulator — MDKLESMRAFTQVVEAGGFAAAARKMDLSRSQVNKLVINLEEHLQTQLLQRTTRKVSPTDAGRAYYDRCLAILTDLEEAELALTRLHQEPRGSLRINAPMTFGTLHLAPLVVKFMAQYPDLYIELVLNDRRIDPIEEGFDITIRIAAQPPGPGLIAHMLAPCPLVVCAAPDYLQQRGIPAHPDDLKQHDCLHYGHRAQDNSWTLVGDEPHTVTISGPLCCNNGEVLRAAALEGLGIVMLPDFIVEEDLKVERLRPILADYPPPPINIYALYPVNRHLSAKVTRLVEFLAEKI; from the coding sequence ATGGACAAACTTGAAAGCATGCGCGCTTTTACCCAAGTTGTTGAAGCAGGCGGTTTCGCTGCCGCTGCTCGCAAGATGGACCTGTCGCGATCGCAGGTCAACAAGCTGGTGATCAATCTAGAAGAGCACCTGCAAACCCAGCTTTTGCAGCGCACCACCCGCAAGGTCTCCCCCACCGATGCTGGCCGCGCCTATTACGATCGCTGCCTTGCCATCCTCACCGACCTCGAAGAAGCCGAACTGGCCCTAACTCGTCTGCACCAAGAGCCGCGCGGCAGCCTGCGCATCAACGCACCGATGACCTTTGGCACCCTACACCTCGCCCCACTGGTGGTAAAGTTTATGGCTCAGTACCCCGACCTCTACATAGAGCTGGTGCTCAACGATCGCCGCATCGACCCGATTGAAGAAGGCTTTGACATCACCATTCGCATTGCCGCCCAGCCGCCCGGCCCTGGGTTGATCGCTCATATGCTGGCCCCCTGCCCGCTGGTGGTGTGCGCGGCCCCCGACTATCTACAGCAACGCGGCATCCCGGCTCATCCAGACGATCTCAAACAGCACGACTGTCTACACTACGGCCACCGCGCCCAAGACAACAGCTGGACCCTGGTAGGGGATGAGCCGCATACGGTCACGATCAGTGGGCCGCTGTGCTGCAACAACGGCGAGGTGCTGCGAGCCGCTGCTCTGGAAGGCTTAGGCATCGTCATGCTGCCCGATTTCATCGTGGAAGAGGATTTGAAGGTAGAACGCTTGCGACCTATTCTTGCTGACTATCCGCCTCCACCAATCAACATCTACGCGCTGTATCCAGTGAATCGCCACCTATCAGCGAAGGTGACTCGGCTAGTGGAGTTTTTGGCAGAGAAAATTTAG
- a CDS encoding pirin family protein, which yields MIKVRPANERGAANFGWLDSHHTFSFGNYYDPKHMGFASLRVINEDKVTPSQGFGTHGHRDMEIITYVLDGALEHKDSLGTGSVIRPGDVQRMSAGTGIRHSEFNASDTNPVHFLQIWILPETEGIDPGYEQISIAPAAKQGQLRLVGSRDGRDGSVTIHQDVSLYATTLSDGDAVAHTLTPGRVAWVQVARGAVNLNGHDLTAGDGAAVSDLDTLSLTGAADKTEVLLFDMAA from the coding sequence ATGATTAAGGTTCGTCCTGCTAATGAACGTGGTGCCGCCAATTTTGGCTGGCTTGATTCTCACCACACCTTTTCCTTCGGCAACTACTACGACCCTAAGCACATGGGCTTTGCCAGCCTGCGGGTGATCAACGAAGACAAGGTGACACCGAGCCAGGGCTTTGGCACCCATGGCCACCGTGACATGGAAATCATTACCTACGTGCTCGATGGCGCACTGGAGCATAAAGACAGCCTTGGCACTGGCTCCGTCATTCGCCCTGGGGATGTGCAGCGGATGTCGGCGGGCACGGGCATTCGCCACAGCGAGTTCAACGCTTCAGACACTAACCCGGTGCACTTCCTGCAAATCTGGATCTTGCCTGAGACTGAGGGCATTGACCCTGGCTACGAGCAAATCTCAATCGCACCCGCAGCCAAGCAAGGTCAGTTGCGCCTAGTCGGTTCCCGCGATGGCCGCGACGGCTCCGTCACCATTCATCAGGATGTCAGTCTCTACGCCACCACGTTGAGCGATGGCGATGCAGTGGCACACACCCTGACTCCGGGCCGAGTGGCTTGGGTGCAGGTGGCCCGTGGCGCAGTTAACCTCAACGGCCATGACCTCACCGCCGGAGATGGCGCTGCCGTCAGCGACCTCGACACCCTGAGCCTGACTGGGGCTGCTGATAAGACTGAGGTGCTGCTGTTTGATATGGCCGCCTAA